The sequence below is a genomic window from Cedecea neteri.
TGGGGATGCGCAAGCCGGACGCGGAAATCTACCTCAAGGTGCTGCAGGAAGAAGGCTTCTCTGCCGATCAGGCCGTATTCTTCGATGATAATGCCGACAATATTCATGGTGCACGAGCGTTGGGCATCACGAGCATTCAGGTGATCGACAAGCAGACTATCCCGGACTGGTTTGCTAAACAGGGATGATCAAAAGCGTGCCCCGTAAAACTGTGCATCGCCTCAGGCCGCTTTGGGCCTGGGGCAAACTGCTGTGGCAGCGTATCGACCAGGACAATATGACGACCCTGGCAGGTAACCTTGCCTATGTGTCATTGCTGTCTCTGGTGCCGCTGGTAGCGGTTGTTTTTGCGCTGTTTGCCGCCTTCCCGATGTTTGCCGATATCAGCGTTCAGCTGCGTCACTTCATCTTTGCCAATTTTATGCCCGCCACCGGTGACGTAATTCAGCGCTACATTGAACAGTTTGTTGCGAACTCCAACAGGATGACGGCGGTGGGGGCCATTGGGCTTATCGTCACCTCGCTGCTGCTGATGTATGCGGTAGACAGCGCGCTGAACACCATCTGGCGCAGTAAGCGCGTGCGGCCGAAAGTGTACTCCTTTGCCATTTACTGGATGATCCTGACGCTTGGCCCGCTGCTGGCCGGGGCCAGCCTGGCGATAAGCTCGTACCTCCTTTCTCTACGCTGGGCCTCAGAACTCAACAGCATGCTTGATGAAGTGCTGCGTATTTTCCCTCTGCTGCTTTCCTGGCTTGCGTTCTGGCTGCTTTACAGCCTGGTGCCGACAACCAGCGTGCGGGCAAAGGATGCGATGATAGGCTCGCTGGTTGCCGCGTTACTGTTTGAGTTGGGCAAGAAGGGTTTTGCCCTCTATATCACCATGTTCCCTTCTTACCAGCTGATTTACGGCGTGCTGGCGGTGATCCCCATATTATTTGTCTGGGTCTACTGGACCTGGTGTATCGTGTTGCTGGGGGCGGAAATTACCGCTTCGTTGGGCGACTACCGTAAATTGAGACAGGCTGCAGAGCAGGAAGAACTGGAAGAACAATGATTGCATTAATTCAGCGCGTAACCCGTGCCAGCGTCACCGTGGAGGGTGAAGTGACGGGTGAAATTGGTCCCGGACTTTTGGTGTTGCTGGGTGTCGAAAAAGAAGATAACGAACAGAAAGCCAATCGCCTGTGCGAGCGTGTATTAGGGTATCGAATTTTCAGCGACGAGCAGGGCAAGATGAACCTGAACGTTCAGCAAGCGGGTGGCAGCCTGCTGGTGGTGTCTCAATTTACGCTGGCGGCTGACACGGAACGCGGGATGCGTCCGAGCTTCTCCGGTGGCGCAGC
It includes:
- a CDS encoding virulence factor BrkB family protein, producing MIKSVPRKTVHRLRPLWAWGKLLWQRIDQDNMTTLAGNLAYVSLLSLVPLVAVVFALFAAFPMFADISVQLRHFIFANFMPATGDVIQRYIEQFVANSNRMTAVGAIGLIVTSLLLMYAVDSALNTIWRSKRVRPKVYSFAIYWMILTLGPLLAGASLAISSYLLSLRWASELNSMLDEVLRIFPLLLSWLAFWLLYSLVPTTSVRAKDAMIGSLVAALLFELGKKGFALYITMFPSYQLIYGVLAVIPILFVWVYWTWCIVLLGAEITASLGDYRKLRQAAEQEELEEQ
- the dtd gene encoding D-aminoacyl-tRNA deacylase, with amino-acid sequence MIALIQRVTRASVTVEGEVTGEIGPGLLVLLGVEKEDNEQKANRLCERVLGYRIFSDEQGKMNLNVQQAGGSLLVVSQFTLAADTERGMRPSFSGGAAPQQAEALYEYFVERCKQQGIDAPTGRFAADMQVSLINDGPVTFWLQV